Below is a genomic region from Brassica oleracea var. oleracea cultivar TO1000 chromosome C9, BOL, whole genome shotgun sequence.
AAATGACTATGAAAGTGTATGTAGTGTGATGGGTTGTTCTTTTGATTGTAGAGTATAACATTTTTTTTGTTGAATATAACATTTTTTCGACTACTAAAGATTATATTTCTTATCCTGATTTCCAATTTCAAACATTTTGATTTCCAAATTCAATTTCAGAAAGTCATACTAGTAATACACAAACAGAAAAACAGTTCTTCATAGTTGTACAAATAAAACAATCAAATTCAAAGTCAAAATCATACTAGTAATACACAAAATGAATTTATTTTTTTTTTTTCTCTATTTTTGTTCATACCACCGATAATTATTGATAACTCACAAATTTTCAATTGAATTTTTTGATCCTTAGAACTAGTATATGTATTTATCTTTAAATTTTTTTTGATTCTTAGAACTAGTATGTGTATCTATCTTTAAATTTTTTTGATTCTTGAAACTACTATTTGTATCTATCTTTAATTTTTTTTATTCTTCGAACTAGTTTGTAACTATAACCGCAGTTATACTATTGTAACTATAACCTTAGAACTAGTATTGTTTGGTCCAAGCAAATTGTTTGGTCCAAGCAAATTTATATGGTATTTCAAATTTAAAAGTCTGCCAAAAAGATTTATATGGTACTAAAGTACAGATAAAGCAAAGTCAAATTCAAACATTTCGATTTTCAAAGTCAACTTCAGAAAGTCATACTAGTATTACACAAACAAAAAAACAGCTCACCATAGTTGTACAAAGTTTTTCAATAAAACAGAGGAAAATTTTTCAATAAAACAAGAGGTTACATGGATAATCATCATGCAATAGAGATGCAACTAGTTTTGGTGTGCCTTTGAGTAGTTGTGGTGTGCCTTTGAGTTGACATCAACATTTTCATCCACATTTACTTTTTCATCACTTTTTTCCAACATCTCCTCAATCGCCACAATCTTCTACTCGTGTTGTTTATCAACTTGATTGTTGCCACCATATCGAGTTATGGCTTTGTCTCCAATTTCATCATCATTCGAATGGCACACCTCACAGTTCGTACCTACAGAATTTTGTTTCCCCGCTCTTGAACTTCGTTTGCCCGCTCTTGAAAGTTGCTCTGAGAGTTCTGACCTTTTGTTGCCTCCACCAACAAAATGCACCTACGGTTGTCTTTATCAAGGGACAAAAGATAACCACAAAGATCCTCATCATCACAAATGACGAATTTCTCGCCACTCCTAACCAGCAGTGGAATGTAACTCAATTTCAACTTCACATTACATTCATCAAGCCCGGCCTTTTTGCATATGCGTGCTTCTACCATTGAAAGATTTATCTCCTCCACAGCATGCTTCAACACTAAACAATACATTCCACATTCGCATCTGAAGTGTATGATGTTGTGGCTCATTGTAGCATGCCAAAAGCATACAATACCATCCATTATACATTCGAAGTTATACCAGTTTTACTAGTTCTACAACAATCATTAGTAATACTAGTTTTGCTAGTTCTACTGTCGTACACGTTTTGATTTTGAATCTACATTCAGCGCACTAGAATCGAACAATACAACCATTCTCCTACTCAATTCAACTCATAATGGACTCGGATACCAAAATGCAACATCTAAATCCATTCCAATCTGGTTTCTCAGCTCATTTAAGAGCTTTGGAACCGTAAAACCTGCATGTTCTATGGTGGAGGGAGGATACACCAGCGATGGACATGGGATATGATTGGCTTTTACACAGCGGCTGAAGACGACGGAGGATCGAGCCGGAGTGAGGCCAGAGTAGCAATCGAGCCGTACGGTCCAGTTCCTTTTTCCCAAACGCAATCCCCTCGAACCGCAATCGTCGAAACCTCACCGCAATCGAGCTGTACGGTCGGGTTTCGTTTTTTTTCAATTTTCATTAAATTGTATTTATTTTATTTTCTTTATTATGAGGCTAATTTGGTAATTGTAAGTGATTTAATGAATATGAGGAATACGAAGATTAGTGAAAGATATAAGTGATTTAAATATTTCGTCTAAAGGCAATAGAGATGAATCTTCGAGGACCAAGGCACGCTAGCATCGAGAGCAAAAGACAGCCGATGACTCAACTAACTCCAAAAACTCCCGCGCGCTCCTTCTTTAAGAACTAGAGAGAAGATCTTTTCCGGAGTCAAATATTTTATGTTTTTCCTGGAAATGTGAACGTGTTTTGCTGAATAGAGACGCAAACACTAGTAAAATCAACAACCATAAAACTAAGGTTGAGTAACAATAATCGTCCTAAATTAATCAAAGAATAATGAAAAATCTAATTAACTAGAAGTCTAGAACCATGTTACAAACTTAAAATTGTCCTCTTATTATTCTCAAACCGGGCGGACAGGGACATAACCCAAGTCTCAAAACCGACCTGTCTTGAAAAAAAAAGGAACTAAGACCATCATTAACGCAGGGTTCTTAGTACATGGTTCTTAGCAGAATATAAGAATCCGACTCTTAACTTTTAACTGAAAAAGTTAAGAGTCGGCTCTTAAATCTCTTATTTAAGAGCCGACTCTTAGCATTTTCAGTTAAAAATTAAGAGTCGAGTTCTTATATTCTGTTAAGAGCCCCGTCCTAAGAACCCCGTTAATGATGCTCTAAACGCGCTTACTTTTTCTCTGTAAACCGACATCGTTTCTTTCTTCACATTATCACAGCGAAACCGAATTGTCGAAGATCCCGATCCGGAGATGGAGACGCATCCGAAACGAATTAACAGGTGGATACCTTTAGCGTTTCTCCTTATCCACTCCGTCGCCATTCTGATCTTCACTCGCGGATTCCTCCTTACTCGAACAGAGCTTCCTTTCCACAGCACTTGCTCCGACGCTTCACTGTCTCCCTGCCTCTCTCCCAATCCCCCGATTCATCACTCATACTCCAATCAGAACCAGCCGAAATGTTGGACCAAACCGGTCGTAGACCGCGTCGTGATCATCGTCTTGGACGCTCTCAGAATCGATTTCTTAGCCCCGAGTGCTTTCTTCCCAGGTTTAGTGAATCTCACACTAAACGAAATCTTTCCAATTATAAAATCCACAAAGCTTGATTCTGTAATTTGATTAGAAGCAAAGCCGTGGATGGACAAATTAACAGTCTTGCAGAACCTTGCCTTTGGTAACGAATCCTCTGCTAAGATCTTTAAGGCTTTTGCTGATCCTCCTACTACCAGTCTGCAGCGTCTCAAGGTAAAGAGTTTTGCATCTTAGTCAAATCATAGTGTTAGTGTTGATATCTCGAGCTTTGAGCTTTGTAGGGATTGACGACGGGAGGGTTGCCTACTTTTGTCGATGTTGGGAACAGTTTTGGTGCTCCTGCTATTGTTGAGGATAATTTTATTAATCAGGTAGTTTATGCTTCTTCTCTAAAGTCAAAGTGTTTGCTTTCTAATTGTCATTAATGTGTTCCCTCTCTATGCGTAGCTAGTGCTAAATGGGAAACGGTTGGTGATGATGGGTGATGATACTTGGACACAGTTGTTCCCTAATCAGTTTCACAAGTCGTACCCTTTCCCTTCTTTCAATGTTAAAGACCTAGATACTGTAAGTCATTCATGTTATTGGTATATTTCTTTCCGAGATAGCTTGGCTGAATGAATAAAGCCTTTTTAAAGTGTTAGACTTTGTGATATTACAGGTTGACAATGGATGCATTGAGCACCTATTCCCAACTCTTTACAAAGATGACTGGGATGTTCTCATTGCGCATTTTCTTGGCGTGGTATGCCGTCAGCTACCACTTTGTCTCTTTTTTTGGTCATCTAGTCTTTTCGTTTCTTTGATTCGGTTAAGTTTAACATTCGCAGGACCATGCAGGACACATATTTGGAGTGGATTCGATGCCGATGATTAATAAGTTGGAGCAATATAATACAGTTTTAGAGGTATGCTTTCAACGAAAATAAAAAACATTTTATCATTAACTTTTGCTTGCATTCGTCAGTCTTGCAAAAAGTTATTAGCATGAGCTATATTAATCTTGTTTCGTTCTCGTTCTAAACTTGCCTCCTCTAGAGAGTCGTTGATATATTGGAGAGCCAGGCGGGACCAGGTGGCGTGCATGAGAATACTATGCTTATCGTAATGGGTGACCATGGGCAGACATTAAATGGGGATCATGGCGGAGGGACTGCTGAAGAGGTAAGTAGTCGGTTTCTTCTTATTTACATATGCTCTGCTTCAAGATTTTAAGCCCAACTTAACGTTTTTAAATCCCCCTTACAGGTAGAAACAACCATGTTTGCCATGAGTACGAAGAAGCATACAACTTCGGTTCCTCCTGAGTTTGATACTTCATCTTGTAAACAAGATCCGGTAATTGTTGCCTTCGAAACATATTCCTTAGTGATCATAGTGAGAATTGATTTTGATGTATTTGATTAATGTGATTTTACTATGTCAGGACGGGAAGCAGATGTGCATCAGCTCCATCGAGCAGGTTAGTATCAAACTTGGTGTGATACCTTTCCTCTTCCTCTTATGCAAACCTCTTCGCTAGAAATAATTGTTTTGGGCTATTTGCAGCTTGACTTTGCGGCAACGTTGTCAGCTTTGCTTGGGATATCTTTTCCTTTCGGAAGGTGCCTTGTAAGCATCATTTTCAAATATTGTTTCCTGCTTCTATTCAGGAAAAAAAAAAAAAATACATTTACGTATATTAATACTTCTAAACATTTTTTTACATATTTCAAAATTTCAGCATTGGGCATGTCAATCCTGAGCTCTATGCCCTTGGTTCTAGCAGCTTGAATTTAGATAACACTAAGCAACCAGCTGTTAAAGAGTGGATGAAAAGTTATGTGAATGTCCTGTGTGTGAATGCTTGGCAGGTAACTTTTCATAACAATGTTCTGTTTTCAGACTCTCATTTTCTAACTCCATTTATATGCAGGTGAAAAGATATATAGATGTTTATTCAAATTCATCCGTTGTTGGTTTCTCGTCCGATGATATGTCAAGGATATCAAATCTATATTCTGCAGCAGAACATAATTGGTCCAACTCTGTCAAACACATATTGATGTATAATGATGGAAACGAGGACAGTACAAATACATCTGCTCTCAAAGCGCAAATCGCTGCATATTTGAAGTTTTTCTCAAGCGTTGCCGAACTTGCACGGTCTAAATGGACAGAGTTCAATCTGAGTTTAATGATCACTGGGTTTGGGATATTGGTTATATCACTCATCCTTCAGTCTCTTGCTATAGTTCATGGTGATAATAAACCTTATGGAGTGAGTTCTGGATTATCTACTGGTGCAGCTTTCACACTCTTCATAGTATTGATCCGTGCTTGCAGCTTTCTTTCCAACAGCTATATTTGTAAGCTTCGAGTAATTTTGATTTTACTGTACACTATCATACGAGCTGCTGACAAAGAACTTTTGTGTAAACAGTGGAAGAAGGAAAAGTTGCAAACTTTCTCCTGGCAACAACTGGACTTATCAAACTGCGATACTCGGTCATGAGGAAAACAATGCGGAAAGAAGTCAGTTTTATCTCTTACATGTCTTAGTTACTTCTGGTTTGTGAGGTAATAATATTTCTCATTGTCTTTGTCTGCAGGCTTTTGTATTTCTTGCCATGGTTTCTGTTCTCAGAGTTTCTATAGATATTGGGTTAACAAAGCAAGCAGCAACGTCTCAGTTTATGAGTAGCTCACCAACGTGGATGCTGGGGCTAGCTCCAGACCATCCAGCATTGACATATGCGATTGAAATTGCACCTATCCTATCTGTGGCTGCACTCATTTGTGTACTCTACGTTGCGATTGCTAGAACACACAGTGAGGGGATATGGAAGTATGTTACTGTTGGTAGTATGTTAAGCTACTTTTTGATAGCATTGCTGTGGGCTTCAGAGAGCAAGATATTTGGTTTTGATGGTTTACTTCAAGTGATTGGAGGAAGAAATATCATCCCTCAAACGGTTTATGTAATCGGATTGGTGCAGCTTTTCCTTTTAGCTTCTGCACATATGTTTTGCTCAGGAAAAGACAAGAATTGGGGCAGCAGAACTGTCGCTCTTGTATCTGCTTGTAGCTCGCCAGTGATTCTCTTGTCTGGGAAGCAAGGATCAATGCTTGCATTAGCATATTTGCTGGCTGGTACTTTTTATTCATCTCACTTGACGATTCTTTAAGCAAAAAGCTTTAAAGTCGTTACGGTTTTACTCATGCATTTAAATTTATGTAGGCTATTGTATTATGAGGCTAGAGGGTGTAGAGAGAAGAACCAAATCAGATGGACAGAACAAATTCTCAAAACTAGATTCTGTGTGTGTTGTGCAATGGAGTCTTCTTTCTGTATGCATGTTTTTCGCCAGTGGGCATTGGTGCGCCTTTGATGGTCTCCGCTATGGAGCTGCATTTGTTGGGTAGGTCCAAGTTTCATAAACTCAGTCTTTTTCTATATGATGGCTTTGCTTATTACATATTTTCTTCAGGTTTGATGAGTTTGTGCTTATACGACAAGCCATCCTTTTGACAATTGAAACATTTGGATTCTCGATCATCCTTTCTGTATTTGGACTTCCTCTCCTTATACCGTCTCATGGAGAAAAGCGCCACCAGTTGTTTCAAGTAAGATATCTTTATAACGGTTCATCTTTGGTTAACTATTATCATAGACATTCACCAACAAGATGTTCAATCATATTTCTTTTAATTCTCATCAGATGTACATGCTCTACGGAGTTATATCCGCGACTACAGTCACAGCTACGATCCTCTGCGTCACCATCCACAGAAGACATCTGATGGTAAACACAGCAATATTCACTCAGGCCAAAGATTATTGTGCTGTTTTTCTGTGACTAAATAAACTTGCTCTCTCGTCTTGTTGCAGGTTTGGGGTTTGTTTGCTCCAAAGTTTGTCTTTGACGTTGTTGGTCTCATCCTCACCGATGTCCTCATATGTTTGGCTTCAGCTTTCTATCTTTGATTCATACTTGCAGTTGATATAAGATATAACAGTAGATTATATATTTATATACTAGGTACTTGTTCTTTATAAACTTTGTTATGAATGTATACACAATTATCAGACCTCCTTTTTGAGCATTGATAAATTAATTTTACAAATCTCTAATCATACCTTAGGTACCTGTACATGAGATTCATTTTCTCAATACAATATGTGAATGGTACATGCGTAGACTTATACCTAATAAGGTTTGTTTTTTCGGTGGAGAAAACAGGTTAATAATCGAAACGACTTGAGTGGCGTAGACTAAAGTCAAAATAAGTACCTGACAAATCAAAAAACAAAGTACAAAGAATCTGCAGAACCAGAGGAAGGAATATTCAGTTTCTTGTGGTGGTAACTTGGCAAATCTTGTGGTATATGTTAATTTATCATGTTTCTCCCCTTCTTTTGCCAAACGACTACAAAATGTTAATAACACGGCAAGTTTATGGCCTAATCAATCCAATTCTTAAGGTTTTTGCAGTTTGTCTTGTTTAGGTACATGGCCTATCTAAAAAATGAAAATGTAGGTTGACATTTAAAATAAAACAAGTTTTTATATAGAACATGTGAAGATGTATATTATGTATCAGTTCGTGAAGTACTACGGGAGATAGTACATGTGTGTGTCATGAAGATGAGCTTGGTTGAAGTTCGTATGTTGTGATGTTCGTGGGCTTGTTAAGCTTGGAGAAGAAGCAATATGTTTATTGGAAGATTTACATTAAGTGTAATGGATATTACTTGAAGAGAAAAAGGTAAGAGGGTTATTCCTTGGGAAAAAAAGGAAAGTTGCTTAAGTTGCTTTTGGAAGAACTTGGAGAGCAAGTTCTGGTTATGTATACATGGAGGATGGGCCTCTATGGTAAGAGTTGTCTCTGGAAAAAGAAAAAGTCGAGAGATCACTGTTTTGTGCTTGTGTGATCAAGCCTTTGGTGTCACTGCACTGCGCTAGGTGCTGACGTAGTTGGTGAAGTGCTTCTGAGGAGTTGGAAGATTGAAGTCTAGATTCAGGGGGAGTTTAGCTCGGGGTCGGGAATATTCTGATAAACAAAAGTCTAGGCTGTAGGGTGAGTTTTAGCTTAGGATTGGGGTAATCCTAAAGGATTCTTGTAATAGAAAAGATTGGTGTAAGACTTTCTTGTTCTAGTGAATTCGAAAAGAGAAAAACTTGTGTCTTGTTAAATTCTGCATTTTACTCTGACCTCACTGCACTAACAATTGGTATCAGAGCAGGTCACCTAAGTTACTGGTGTGATCTTGAAGGGTGAGGACAGAAACTGGTTCAAGAAGAAGGACAAGAGTTTCAAGTATTTTCAAGTAGATCTCGAGGATTGATGGAGAGAGCTAAGTTGCCTTTCAAGAAGCGTTTCTCATGGAATGGACGAAACAAATCTTTTATGGGGTTCATGGTTGAGGTTAACATGAAGGAGAAAGAAAGAAGACGAAAATTTTGTGATTCTCCAAAGGTTATACAGTGCCATGAATGCAAAGGTTTTGGGCATGTAGCTGATGAGTGTGCAAATCTGCAGAAGAAGAAGACAGTCACCAAGAGTGATTCTAAAAGTGAATCTGATTATGGTGAGGAGCTAAAGAGTATTGTGGCATTCACAACCTTTATGTCTGGTTCTAAGACGAAATNNNNNNNNNNNNNNNNNNNNNNNNNNNNNNNNNNNNNNNNNNNNNNNNNNNNNNNNNNNNNNNNNNNNNNNNNNNNNNNNNNNNNNNNNNNNNNNNNNNNNNNNNNNNNNNNNNNNNNNNNNNNNNNNNNNNNNNNNNNNNNNNNNNNNNNNNNNNNNNNNNNNNNNNNNNNNNNNNNNNNNNNNNNNNNNNNNNNNNNNNNNNNNNNNNNNNNNNNNNNNNNNNNNNNNNNNNNNNNNNNNNNNNNNNNNNNNNNNNNNNNNNNNNNNNNNNNAACATATAGGAAGATTGCAGTGAAGCCTGCAACTGGTGTGAAGAATGTGACTGCTACGCGTGCTGCTACGAGTACTGCTATGGCAACTGATACGGCGACTGCTCCAGAGAGAGTTTCTGGATTGAAGAGTGGATCTCAACAAATGTTTCAGCCTGTTTGTCATCACTGTGGTGTTGTTGGACACATTAGGCCAAGGTGTTTCAAGTTATTGAGGGAAAAGAATCAGATGGAGCAAGCTTATGGTATGAGGTGTCATGGTCCTGTATGTTATTCTTGTGGAGTTCAAGGGCATATTCGACGTGACTGTTTCATGTCTTTTCAAGGAGCTAATCATGGAGGATTTGGACTCAGGAATACGTGGTCTAGGAGATTTGGTCACTATGGAGATGGTGGAATGAGATTTCCTCCTCACTTTGGTGGATATGGATTTTCATATTAGTTTTTGACCATGATGTGACTCATAGGGGGAGATTGAAGACGTGGCTTTTCTATCCAGAGGTGATGAGCTCACATGCATAGTCAAAAAGGGGGAGATTGAAGATGTATATTCTGTATCAGTTCGTGAAGTACTACAGGAGGTAGTACATGTGTGTGTCATGAAGATGGGCTTGGTTGAAGTTTGTATGTTGTGATGTTCGTGGGCTTGTTAAGCTTGGAGAAGAAGCATTATCTTTATTGGAAGATTTACATTAAGTGTAATGGATATTACTTGAAGAGAAAAAGGCAAGAGAGTTATTTCTTGGGAAAAAAAGGAAAGTTGCTTAAGTTGCTTTTGGAAGAACTTGGAGAGCAAGTTCTGGTTATGTATACATGGAGGATGTGCCTCTATGGTAAGAGTTGTCTCTGGAAAAAGAAAAAGTCAAGAGATCACTGTTTTGTGCTTGTGTGATCAAGCCTTTGGTGTCACTGCACTGCGCTAGGTGCTGACGTAGTTGGTGAAGTACTTCCGAGGAGTTGGAAGATTGAAGTCTAGATTCAGGGGAAGTTTAACTCGGGGTCGGGAAGATTCTGATAAACAAAAGTCTAGGCTCTAGGGTGAGTTTTAGCTTAGGATTGAGATAATCCTAAAGGATTCTTGTAATAAAAAAGATTGGTGTAAGACTTTCTTGTTCTAGTGAATTCGAAAAGAGAAAAACTTGTGTCTTGCTTATTTTTTCATTTTACTCCGGCCTCACTGCATTAACAACATGGAATTCTATATATATGTTTTACTAGTTTCTATACCAGTTTAAAAGATGTTATTTTTGTCAAGAACACTTAGAGGTTATGAAGGTGATTCTTGTCTTATTCAATAGAGAGGCAATGCCTTATATATAGGTTACAAGTTACGTATGTCGTTAACTTAATTTACAACGACTAACGTATATATACATGGGCCATATCGGCCCAATACCCCTCTCAAGGTGGAGCGTGGAGATCACAAACGCCCAGCTTGACAAGAAAAGCTTCAAACTCCTTGCGTCCCAAAGCTTTCGTCATGATATCTGCTAGCTGAGATTTCGTAGAAACATGATGTGTAGTAATGAGACCTCGCTTAATTTCATCACGTATGAAGTGACAATCCCTTCCTACATGCTTCGTTCGTGCATGATAGACGGGGTTCGCAGCAAGATTGATAGCTGAAAGACTGTCGGAATAAAGAGGAATGAGAGTGTTGTGGTCGATACCAAACGCATGCGATAAATCATGAATCCAAATAAGTTCACTAACGGTGTCAGCCATGGCTCGATTTTCGGCTTCAGCGAAAGAATGAGATACTCGATCTTGCTTAGACGTTTTCCAGGATAACGGAGAGCCACCCAACTGTATAAACCATCCACTGAGAGAACGACTTGTGATGGGACAATCCCCCCAGTCAGCATCACACCAAGCAGTAAGAGTCAAAGGAGTGTTCGCACTAGTAAGATTCCTTGACCCGAACTGTTTTTCAAGTAACGAACAACTCTAAGAGCTGCTTCCCAATGTTCTGATCTCGAATTTCCCATGAACTGAGATAGAATATGTATAGGGTAAGAGAGCTCTGGTCTAGTAGTACCAAGATAAATGAGTTTCCCAACAAGGCATCGATAAGAAGTTGCATCTAGAAGCAGTGGGCCGTCAGCAAGTGCCAATTTATGATTCTGTTCGATAGGGAAGGAGACTAGTTTTACGCCTAGCAAGCCTGTTTCCGAAATGATATCAAGTGCATATTTTCTCTGACATAGATACATACCAGTCGGGTTTCTTGCTACTTCAATGCCAAGAAAATATCGCAAAACACCAAGATCTTTCATATGAAAGCAAGAGCTCAAGTAGGATTTGAATCCGTTAATGACATCAGTAGAGTTCCCGTAATGATCAGATCGTCTACGTAGACAAGTACTTGAATTATCTTCTGCTCTTTTTCAAATGTGAACAAAGAGTAGTCAGAATCATTCTGCTGGAAACCATAATCTCGTAAGGCTGAAGTAAGCTTCGCGAACCAACAACGTTACGTAATAAAGTTGGGTCGAGTTCAGTCAGATGCAGAGCCACGAGTAGAGGTCATGCCTGACTTGGGACGTGGTTTGTCTTCCCACCACTCCGGATAGCCGATCAGGCGAAAACAATTTTCAGCGGTGTGTCCTGGACGTCCACAGTGTAAGCACACGCCGGATCCACCTCCTCTGTTCTCAGCATTTGAAAACTGAGGCTTGACGGTCGCTTGAACATCAAAGCTGACACCATCAAGTCGATCAGTGTTCATTCGCCCAAGCTGCTTTGACTCTTCATCTTGGGTTAAAGCATTGTACGCTTCGTCTAACGTTGGCACTGGTACGCGAGAGAGAAGCGCATAATTGATCGCGCCATATTCTGTTTCATACAGGCCCATGAGGAATTGATGGAGTTTGTCTTCCTCACGTTCCTTTCGGACTTCTTCCATGGTTTTAGCCTGCTGATAATCAGCCATACTGCGCCACAGTTGAGTCAGTTTCCCGTAATAAGCCTCGATAGCCAAACCACGCTGTCTACATGTCGCAAGTTCTGTCTTGAGTTGCTGCACTCTCGGTCCATTCTCCCCGCCGAAACGTCTTTGAATGTGAGTCCACAACTCATGCAAACCATCCACATGTGACATCGAGGTTGAGATGCTATCATCTATCGTGAGTTTCATCCAAGAAACAACAAGTGTGTTGTTTGCTATCCAATCTTCATAATCTTCCGAGTCTGCGACGGGTTGTGGTATAGAACCGTCGGTCCATTCTTCATAATCTTCCGAGTCTGTCTACATGTCGCAAGTTCTGTCTTGAGTTGCTGCACTCTCGGTCCATTCTTCACGCCGAAACGTCTTTG
It encodes:
- the LOC106319285 gene encoding GPI ethanolamine phosphate transferase 3 isoform X3; the protein is MMGDDTWTQLFPNQFHKSYPFPSFNVKDLDTVDNGCIEHLFPTLYKDDWDVLIAHFLGVDHAGHIFGVDSMPMINKLEQYNTVLERVVDILESQAGPGGVHENTMLIVMGDHGQTLNGDHGGGTAEEVETTMFAMSTKKHTTSVPPEFDTSSCKQDPDGKQMCISSIEQLDFAATLSALLGISFPFGSIGHVNPELYALGSSSLNLDNTKQPAVKEWMKSYVNVLCVNAWQVKRYIDVYSNSSVVGFSSDDMSRISNLYSAAEHNWSNSVKHILMYNDGNEDSTNTSALKAQIAAYLKFFSSVAELARSKWTEFNLSLMITGFGILVISLILQSLAIVHGDNKPYGVSSGLSTGAAFTLFIVLIRACSFLSNSYILEEGKVANFLLATTGLIKLRYSVMRKTMRKEAFVFLAMVSVLRVSIDIGLTKQAATSQFMSSSPTWMLGLAPDHPALTYAIEIAPILSVAALICVLYVAIARTHSEGIWKYVTVGSMLSYFLIALLWASESKIFGFDGLLQVIGGRNIIPQTVYVIGLVQLFLLASAHMFCSGKDKNWGSRTVALVSACSSPVILLSGKQGSMLALAYLLAGYCIMRLEGVERRTKSDGQNKFSKLDSVCVVQWSLLSVCMFFASGHWCAFDGLRYGAAFVGFDEFVLIRQAILLTIETFGFSIILSVFGLPLLIPSHGEKRHQLFQMYMLYGVISATTVTATILCVTIHRRHLMVWGLFAPKFVFDVVGLILTDVLICLASAFYL
- the LOC106319285 gene encoding GPI ethanolamine phosphate transferase 3 isoform X1, whose product is METHPKRINRWIPLAFLLIHSVAILIFTRGFLLTRTELPFHSTCSDASLSPCLSPNPPIHHSYSNQNQPKCWTKPVVDRVVIIVLDALRIDFLAPSAFFPEAKPWMDKLTVLQNLAFGNESSAKIFKAFADPPTTSLQRLKGLTTGGLPTFVDVGNSFGAPAIVEDNFINQLVLNGKRLVMMGDDTWTQLFPNQFHKSYPFPSFNVKDLDTVDNGCIEHLFPTLYKDDWDVLIAHFLGVDHAGHIFGVDSMPMINKLEQYNTVLERVVDILESQAGPGGVHENTMLIVMGDHGQTLNGDHGGGTAEEVETTMFAMSTKKHTTSVPPEFDTSSCKQDPDGKQMCISSIEQLDFAATLSALLGISFPFGSIGHVNPELYALGSSSLNLDNTKQPAVKEWMKSYVNVLCVNAWQVKRYIDVYSNSSVVGFSSDDMSRISNLYSAAEHNWSNSVKHILMYNDGNEDSTNTSALKAQIAAYLKFFSSVAELARSKWTEFNLSLMITGFGILVISLILQSLAIVHGDNKPYGVSSGLSTGAAFTLFIVLIRACSFLSNSYILEEGKVANFLLATTGLIKLRYSVMRKTMRKEAFVFLAMVSVLRVSIDIGLTKQAATSQFMSSSPTWMLGLAPDHPALTYAIEIAPILSVAALICVLYVAIARTHSEGIWKYVTVGSMLSYFLIALLWASESKIFGFDGLLQVIGGRNIIPQTVYVIGLVQLFLLASAHMFCSGKDKNWGSRTVALVSACSSPVILLSGKQGSMLALAYLLAGYCIMRLEGVERRTKSDGQNKFSKLDSVCVVQWSLLSVCMFFASGHWCAFDGLRYGAAFVGFDEFVLIRQAILLTIETFGFSIILSVFGLPLLIPSHGEKRHQLFQMYMLYGVISATTVTATILCVTIHRRHLMVWGLFAPKFVFDVVGLILTDVLICLASAFYL
- the LOC106319285 gene encoding GPI ethanolamine phosphate transferase 3 isoform X2, which gives rise to METHPKRINRWIPLAFLLIHSVAILIFTRGFLLTRTELPFHSTCSDASLSPCLSPNPPIHHSYSNQNQPKCWTKPVVDRVVIIVLDALRIDFLAPSAFFPAKPWMDKLTVLQNLAFGNESSAKIFKAFADPPTTSLQRLKGLTTGGLPTFVDVGNSFGAPAIVEDNFINQLVLNGKRLVMMGDDTWTQLFPNQFHKSYPFPSFNVKDLDTVDNGCIEHLFPTLYKDDWDVLIAHFLGVDHAGHIFGVDSMPMINKLEQYNTVLERVVDILESQAGPGGVHENTMLIVMGDHGQTLNGDHGGGTAEEVETTMFAMSTKKHTTSVPPEFDTSSCKQDPDGKQMCISSIEQLDFAATLSALLGISFPFGSIGHVNPELYALGSSSLNLDNTKQPAVKEWMKSYVNVLCVNAWQVKRYIDVYSNSSVVGFSSDDMSRISNLYSAAEHNWSNSVKHILMYNDGNEDSTNTSALKAQIAAYLKFFSSVAELARSKWTEFNLSLMITGFGILVISLILQSLAIVHGDNKPYGVSSGLSTGAAFTLFIVLIRACSFLSNSYILEEGKVANFLLATTGLIKLRYSVMRKTMRKEAFVFLAMVSVLRVSIDIGLTKQAATSQFMSSSPTWMLGLAPDHPALTYAIEIAPILSVAALICVLYVAIARTHSEGIWKYVTVGSMLSYFLIALLWASESKIFGFDGLLQVIGGRNIIPQTVYVIGLVQLFLLASAHMFCSGKDKNWGSRTVALVSACSSPVILLSGKQGSMLALAYLLAGYCIMRLEGVERRTKSDGQNKFSKLDSVCVVQWSLLSVCMFFASGHWCAFDGLRYGAAFVGFDEFVLIRQAILLTIETFGFSIILSVFGLPLLIPSHGEKRHQLFQMYMLYGVISATTVTATILCVTIHRRHLMVWGLFAPKFVFDVVGLILTDVLICLASAFYL